In Serinus canaria isolate serCan28SL12 chromosome 5, serCan2020, whole genome shotgun sequence, the following proteins share a genomic window:
- the AKAP5 gene encoding A-kinase anchor protein 5 isoform X30 yields MVKAAKEIEMENPREAETPSTGATCSPPEEQAKKPSMLCFKKRKKSCKKGLTVKDACEGASEEKSQCVSTDQEEAKASNASRSSKGTWAAIKNLARPQRRQKSSSRKKVPSDSQVQLEVDAEESCAQDLPKKRASSGVKMPCVRFSRGKKKSSPSEAVEESEGSVQANEVMGVVNKASEEPEDLAPTDKSESLSPVSAQQEQDKVKQEQHRMKEDQDTMKKDQATVKEDNHIAKESDTSAGKSEPLTEPTRDAEENSECTVQLEITSSETFDETAQDKLQEGSLLPTTNDVEGREVAPEAPASKDQPDNAPEITECQEIPGICKEMPERGELEKSINLSKECKAEETVTDFSELASGGDAASVQEAASVQDAVSVKDAVSVQEAANVQGATSVQEAESVQGATSVQEAESVQDAESVKDAANVQDAASMKDTVSVQDAMSVQDAASMKDAVSVQDAASMKDAVSVQEAARVQDATNVQDAETAQETANVQGAGSVKDVTSMKDAVSVPDATSVQDAVSVQETVSAQDVASMKDTASVKDAVSVKDPASLQDVTSVQDTVSVQETVSAQDVASVEDAAGVQEAASVEDAAGVQEAVSVEDAAGVQEAASVEDAAGVQEAVSVEDVAGVQETVSVEDVAGVQEAVSVEDAAGVQEAVSVEDAAGVQEAVSVEDAAGVQESVSVEDAAGVQEAASVQEYSSHQILEANTGAGVSIVITITEAEDSDNTDSDQAYEPSPVLHQKKQKGNKKSNRNADVGQKEGPEAGGGPQAEEKGLGDQGHRTGEQYELLLIETASSLVKAAIQSSIEQLVSEMALEQNKHNSFL; encoded by the exons ATGGTGAAGGCAGCCAAGGAAATTGAAATGGAGAACCCAAGAGAGGCAGAGACTCCCAGCACAGGGGCCACATGCTCCCCACCAGAGGAACAAGCAAAAAAGCCCTCCATGCTGTGCTTTAAGAAGCGGAAGAAGTCCTGTAAGAAGGGGCTGACTGTGAAGGATGCGTGCGAAGGAGcctcagaggagaaaagccAATGTGTCAGCACTGACCAAGAGGAGGCCAAAGCTTCCAATGCATCACGATCCTCCAAAGGAACCTGGGCAGCCATCAAAAACCTTGCCAGGCCTCAGAGAAGGCAGAAGTCCTCCTCACGGAAGAAGGTGCCCTCTGATTCCCaagtgcagctggaggtggaTGCTGAGGAGAGCTGTGCACAAGACCTCCCAAAGAAACGGGCGAGCTCTGGGGTGAAGATGCCCTGTGTGAGGTTCTCCAGAGGTAAGAAAAAATCCAGCCCCTCAGAAGCAGTGGAGGAGTCAGAAGGCAGTGTTCAAGCAAATGAAGTGATGGGTGTTGTGAATAAGGCTAGTGAAGAGCCAGAGGATTTGGCCCCGACAGACAAATCTGAATCCCTCAGCCCAGTctctgcacagcaggagcaggataaggtgaagcaggagcagcataGAATGAAGGAGGACCAGGATACAATGAAGAAGGACCAGGCTACAGTGAAAGAGGACAACCATATAGCAAAGGAAAGCGACACCTCTGCTGGGAAGAGTGAGCCCTTGACAGAGCCCACACGtgatgcagaagaaaattcGGAGTGCACTGTTCAGTTGGAGATAACCAGTTCAGAGACATTTGATGAAACAGCCCAGGACAAACTGCAGGAAGGGAGTCTGCTCCCAACCACCAACGATGTGGAGGGCAGGGAAGTTGCTCCCGAAGCGCCTGCTTCAAAAGATCAACCTGACAATGCCCCTGAAATCACAGAGTGCCAGGAAATCCCCGGTATCTGCAAAGAGATGCCTGAAAGGGGTGAATTGGAAAAGAGCATAAATCTTTCTAAGGAGTGCAAAGCCGAGGAGACTGTAACTGATTTCAGTGAGTTGGCATCTGGAGGGGATGCAGCGAgtgtgcaggaggcagcaagTGTGCAGGATGCAGTGAGCGTGAAGGATGCAGTGAGTGTGCAAGAGGCAGCAAATGTGCAGGGTGCCACAAgtgtgcaggaggcagagagTGTGCAGGGTGCCACAAgtgtgcaggaggcagagagTGTGCAGGATGCAGAGAGCGTGAAGGATGCAGCAAATGTACAGGATGCAGCAAGCATGAAGGATACAGTAAGTGTGCAGGATGCCATGAGTGTGCAGGATGCAGCAAGCATGAAGGATGCCGTGAGTGTGCAGGATGCAGCAAGCATGAAGGATGCAGTGAgtgtgcaggaggcagcaaggGTGCAGGATGCCACAAATGTGCAGGATGCAGAGACTGCACAGGAGACAGCGAATGTGCAGGGTGCAGGAAGTGTGAAGGATGTAACAAGCATGAAGGATGCAGTGAGTGTGCCAGATGCCACAAGTGTGCAGGATGCAGTGAGTGTGCAGGAGACAGTGAGTGCCCAGGATGTAGCAAGCATGAAGGATACAGCAAGTGTGAAGGATGCAGTGAGTGTGAAAGATCCAGCAAGCCTGCAGGATGTCACAAGTGTGCAGGACACAGTGAGTGTGCAGGAGACAGTGAGTGCCCAGGATGTAGCAAGTGTGGAGGATGCAGCAGGTGTGCAAGAGGCAGCGAGTGTGGAGGATGCAGCAGGTGTGCAGGAGGCAGTGAGTGTGGAGGATGCAGCAGGTGTGCAAGAGGCAGCGAGTGTGGAGGATGCAGCAGGTGTGCAGGAGGCAGTGAGTGTGGAGGATGTAGCAGGTGTGCAGGAGACAGTGAGTGTGGAGGATGTAGCAGGTGTGCAGGAGGCAGTGAGTGTGGAGGATGCAGCAG GTGTACAAGAGGCAGTGAGTGTGGAGGATGCAGCAG GTGTGCAGGAGGCAGTGAGTGTGGAGGATGCAGCAG GTGTGCAAGAGTCAGTCAGTGTGGAGGATGCAGCAGgtgtgcaggaggcagcaagTGTGCAGGAATACTCCAGCCATCAAATACTAGAAGCAAATACAGGTGCTGGTGTCAGCATCGTCATCACCATCACTGAAGCTGAGGACTCTGACAACACCGACTCTGACCAGGCCTACGAGCCGTCCCCAGTTTTgcaccaaaaaaagcaaaaagggaataaaaaatcaaacaggAACGCTGATGTTGGTCAAAAAGAGGGCCCCGAGGCTGGTGGTGGTCcccaggcagaggagaaaggtCTGGGTGACCAGGGGCACAGAACTGGGGAGCAGTACGAGTTGCTCCTCATAGAAACCGCCTCCTCCCTCGTGAAGGCGGCCATTCAGTCATCCATAGAGCAGCTGGTCAGCGAAATGGCGCTGGAACAGAATAAGCACAACAGCTTTCTGTGA
- the AKAP5 gene encoding A-kinase anchor protein 5 isoform X35 — MVKAAKEIEMENPREAETPSTGATCSPPEEQAKKPSMLCFKKRKKSCKKGLTVKDACEGASEEKSQCVSTDQEEAKASNASRSSKGTWAAIKNLARPQRRQKSSSRKKVPSDSQVQLEVDAEESCAQDLPKKRASSGVKMPCVRFSRGKKKSSPSEAVEESEGSVQANEVMGVVNKASEEPEDLAPTDKSESLSPVSAQQEQDKVKQEQHRMKEDQDTMKKDQATVKEDNHIAKESDTSAGKSEPLTEPTRDAEENSECTVQLEITSSETFDETAQDKLQEGSLLPTTNDVEGREVAPEAPASKDQPDNAPEITECQEIPGICKEMPERGELEKSINLSKECKAEETVTDFSELASGGDAASVQEAASVQDAVSVKDAVSVQEAANVQGATSVQEAESVQGATSVQEAESVQDAESVKDAANVQDAASMKDTVSVQDAMSVQDAASMKDAVSVQDAASMKDAVSVQEAARVQDATNVQDAETAQETANVQGAGSVKDVTSMKDAVSVPDATSVQDAVSVQETVSAQDVASMKDTASVKDAVSVKDPASLQDVTSVQDTVSVQETVSAQDVASVEDAAGVQEAASVEDAAGVQEAVSVEDAAGVQEAASVEDAAGVQEAVSVEDVAGVQETVSVEDVAGVQEAVSVEDAAGVQEAVSVEDAAGVQEAVSVEDAAGVQEAASVQEYSSHQILEANTGAGVSIVITITEAEDSDNTDSDQAYEPSPVLHQKKQKGNKKSNRNADVGQKEGPEAGGGPQAEEKGLGDQGHRTGEQYELLLIETASSLVKAAIQSSIEQLVSEMALEQNKHNSFL, encoded by the exons ATGGTGAAGGCAGCCAAGGAAATTGAAATGGAGAACCCAAGAGAGGCAGAGACTCCCAGCACAGGGGCCACATGCTCCCCACCAGAGGAACAAGCAAAAAAGCCCTCCATGCTGTGCTTTAAGAAGCGGAAGAAGTCCTGTAAGAAGGGGCTGACTGTGAAGGATGCGTGCGAAGGAGcctcagaggagaaaagccAATGTGTCAGCACTGACCAAGAGGAGGCCAAAGCTTCCAATGCATCACGATCCTCCAAAGGAACCTGGGCAGCCATCAAAAACCTTGCCAGGCCTCAGAGAAGGCAGAAGTCCTCCTCACGGAAGAAGGTGCCCTCTGATTCCCaagtgcagctggaggtggaTGCTGAGGAGAGCTGTGCACAAGACCTCCCAAAGAAACGGGCGAGCTCTGGGGTGAAGATGCCCTGTGTGAGGTTCTCCAGAGGTAAGAAAAAATCCAGCCCCTCAGAAGCAGTGGAGGAGTCAGAAGGCAGTGTTCAAGCAAATGAAGTGATGGGTGTTGTGAATAAGGCTAGTGAAGAGCCAGAGGATTTGGCCCCGACAGACAAATCTGAATCCCTCAGCCCAGTctctgcacagcaggagcaggataaggtgaagcaggagcagcataGAATGAAGGAGGACCAGGATACAATGAAGAAGGACCAGGCTACAGTGAAAGAGGACAACCATATAGCAAAGGAAAGCGACACCTCTGCTGGGAAGAGTGAGCCCTTGACAGAGCCCACACGtgatgcagaagaaaattcGGAGTGCACTGTTCAGTTGGAGATAACCAGTTCAGAGACATTTGATGAAACAGCCCAGGACAAACTGCAGGAAGGGAGTCTGCTCCCAACCACCAACGATGTGGAGGGCAGGGAAGTTGCTCCCGAAGCGCCTGCTTCAAAAGATCAACCTGACAATGCCCCTGAAATCACAGAGTGCCAGGAAATCCCCGGTATCTGCAAAGAGATGCCTGAAAGGGGTGAATTGGAAAAGAGCATAAATCTTTCTAAGGAGTGCAAAGCCGAGGAGACTGTAACTGATTTCAGTGAGTTGGCATCTGGAGGGGATGCAGCGAgtgtgcaggaggcagcaagTGTGCAGGATGCAGTGAGCGTGAAGGATGCAGTGAGTGTGCAAGAGGCAGCAAATGTGCAGGGTGCCACAAgtgtgcaggaggcagagagTGTGCAGGGTGCCACAAgtgtgcaggaggcagagagTGTGCAGGATGCAGAGAGCGTGAAGGATGCAGCAAATGTACAGGATGCAGCAAGCATGAAGGATACAGTAAGTGTGCAGGATGCCATGAGTGTGCAGGATGCAGCAAGCATGAAGGATGCCGTGAGTGTGCAGGATGCAGCAAGCATGAAGGATGCAGTGAgtgtgcaggaggcagcaaggGTGCAGGATGCCACAAATGTGCAGGATGCAGAGACTGCACAGGAGACAGCGAATGTGCAGGGTGCAGGAAGTGTGAAGGATGTAACAAGCATGAAGGATGCAGTGAGTGTGCCAGATGCCACAAGTGTGCAGGATGCAGTGAGTGTGCAGGAGACAGTGAGTGCCCAGGATGTAGCAAGCATGAAGGATACAGCAAGTGTGAAGGATGCAGTGAGTGTGAAAGATCCAGCAAGCCTGCAGGATGTCACAAGTGTGCAGGACACAGTGAGTGTGCAGGAGACAGTGAGTGCCCAGGATGTAGCAAGTGTGGAGGATGCAGCAGGTGTGCAAGAGGCAGCGAGTGTGGAGGATGCAGCAGGTGTGCAGGAGGCAGTGAGTGTGGAGGATGCAGCAGGTGTGCAAGAGGCAGCGAGTGTGGAGGATGCAGCAGGTGTGCAGGAGGCAGTGAGTGTGGAGGATGTAGCAGGTGTGCAGGAGACAGTGAGTGTGGAGGATGTAGCAGGTGTGCAGGAGGCAGTGAGTGTGGAGGATGCAGCAG GTGTACAAGAGGCAGTGAGTGTGGAGGATGCAGCAG GTGTGCAGGAGGCAGTGAGTGTGGAGGATGCAGCAG gtgtgcaggaggcagcaagTGTGCAGGAATACTCCAGCCATCAAATACTAGAAGCAAATACAGGTGCTGGTGTCAGCATCGTCATCACCATCACTGAAGCTGAGGACTCTGACAACACCGACTCTGACCAGGCCTACGAGCCGTCCCCAGTTTTgcaccaaaaaaagcaaaaagggaataaaaaatcaaacaggAACGCTGATGTTGGTCAAAAAGAGGGCCCCGAGGCTGGTGGTGGTCcccaggcagaggagaaaggtCTGGGTGACCAGGGGCACAGAACTGGGGAGCAGTACGAGTTGCTCCTCATAGAAACCGCCTCCTCCCTCGTGAAGGCGGCCATTCAGTCATCCATAGAGCAGCTGGTCAGCGAAATGGCGCTGGAACAGAATAAGCACAACAGCTTTCTGTGA
- the AKAP5 gene encoding A-kinase anchor protein 5 isoform X47: protein MVKAAKEIEMENPREAETPSTGATCSPPEEQAKKPSMLCFKKRKKSCKKGLTVKDACEGASEEKSQCVSTDQEEAKASNASRSSKGTWAAIKNLARPQRRQKSSSRKKVPSDSQVQLEVDAEESCAQDLPKKRASSGVKMPCVRFSRGKKKSSPSEAVEESEGSVQANEVMGVVNKASEEPEDLAPTDKSESLSPVSAQQEQDKVKQEQHRMKEDQDTMKKDQATVKEDNHIAKESDTSAGKSEPLTEPTRDAEENSECTVQLEITSSETFDETAQDKLQEGSLLPTTNDVEGREVAPEAPASKDQPDNAPEITECQEIPGICKEMPERGELEKSINLSKECKAEETVTDFSELASGGDAASVQEAASVQDAVSVKDAVSVQEAANVQGATSVQEAESVQGATSVQEAESVQDAESVKDAANVQDAASMKDTVSVQDAMSVQDAASMKDAVSVQDAASMKDAVSVQEAARVQDATNVQDAETAQETANVQGAGSVKDVTSMKDAVSVPDATSVQDAVSVQETVSAQDVASMKDTASVKDAVSVKDPASLQDVTSVQDTVSVQETVSAQDVASVEDAAGVQEAASVEDAAGVQEAVSVEDAAGVQEAVSVEDAAGVQEAVSVEDAAGVQESVSVEDAAGVQEAASVQEYSSHQILEANTGAGVSIVITITEAEDSDNTDSDQAYEPSPVLHQKKQKGNKKSNRNADVGQKEGPEAGGGPQAEEKGLGDQGHRTGEQYELLLIETASSLVKAAIQSSIEQLVSEMALEQNKHNSFL, encoded by the exons ATGGTGAAGGCAGCCAAGGAAATTGAAATGGAGAACCCAAGAGAGGCAGAGACTCCCAGCACAGGGGCCACATGCTCCCCACCAGAGGAACAAGCAAAAAAGCCCTCCATGCTGTGCTTTAAGAAGCGGAAGAAGTCCTGTAAGAAGGGGCTGACTGTGAAGGATGCGTGCGAAGGAGcctcagaggagaaaagccAATGTGTCAGCACTGACCAAGAGGAGGCCAAAGCTTCCAATGCATCACGATCCTCCAAAGGAACCTGGGCAGCCATCAAAAACCTTGCCAGGCCTCAGAGAAGGCAGAAGTCCTCCTCACGGAAGAAGGTGCCCTCTGATTCCCaagtgcagctggaggtggaTGCTGAGGAGAGCTGTGCACAAGACCTCCCAAAGAAACGGGCGAGCTCTGGGGTGAAGATGCCCTGTGTGAGGTTCTCCAGAGGTAAGAAAAAATCCAGCCCCTCAGAAGCAGTGGAGGAGTCAGAAGGCAGTGTTCAAGCAAATGAAGTGATGGGTGTTGTGAATAAGGCTAGTGAAGAGCCAGAGGATTTGGCCCCGACAGACAAATCTGAATCCCTCAGCCCAGTctctgcacagcaggagcaggataaggtgaagcaggagcagcataGAATGAAGGAGGACCAGGATACAATGAAGAAGGACCAGGCTACAGTGAAAGAGGACAACCATATAGCAAAGGAAAGCGACACCTCTGCTGGGAAGAGTGAGCCCTTGACAGAGCCCACACGtgatgcagaagaaaattcGGAGTGCACTGTTCAGTTGGAGATAACCAGTTCAGAGACATTTGATGAAACAGCCCAGGACAAACTGCAGGAAGGGAGTCTGCTCCCAACCACCAACGATGTGGAGGGCAGGGAAGTTGCTCCCGAAGCGCCTGCTTCAAAAGATCAACCTGACAATGCCCCTGAAATCACAGAGTGCCAGGAAATCCCCGGTATCTGCAAAGAGATGCCTGAAAGGGGTGAATTGGAAAAGAGCATAAATCTTTCTAAGGAGTGCAAAGCCGAGGAGACTGTAACTGATTTCAGTGAGTTGGCATCTGGAGGGGATGCAGCGAgtgtgcaggaggcagcaagTGTGCAGGATGCAGTGAGCGTGAAGGATGCAGTGAGTGTGCAAGAGGCAGCAAATGTGCAGGGTGCCACAAgtgtgcaggaggcagagagTGTGCAGGGTGCCACAAgtgtgcaggaggcagagagTGTGCAGGATGCAGAGAGCGTGAAGGATGCAGCAAATGTACAGGATGCAGCAAGCATGAAGGATACAGTAAGTGTGCAGGATGCCATGAGTGTGCAGGATGCAGCAAGCATGAAGGATGCCGTGAGTGTGCAGGATGCAGCAAGCATGAAGGATGCAGTGAgtgtgcaggaggcagcaaggGTGCAGGATGCCACAAATGTGCAGGATGCAGAGACTGCACAGGAGACAGCGAATGTGCAGGGTGCAGGAAGTGTGAAGGATGTAACAAGCATGAAGGATGCAGTGAGTGTGCCAGATGCCACAAGTGTGCAGGATGCAGTGAGTGTGCAGGAGACAGTGAGTGCCCAGGATGTAGCAAGCATGAAGGATACAGCAAGTGTGAAGGATGCAGTGAGTGTGAAAGATCCAGCAAGCCTGCAGGATGTCACAAGTGTGCAGGACACAGTGAGTGTGCAGGAGACAGTGAGTGCCCAGGATGTAGCAAGTGTGGAGGATGCAGCAGGTGTGCAAGAGGCAGCGAGTGTGGAGGATGCAGCAGGTGTGCAGGAGGCAGTGAGTGTGGAGGATGCAGCAG GTGTACAAGAGGCAGTGAGTGTGGAGGATGCAGCAG GTGTGCAGGAGGCAGTGAGTGTGGAGGATGCAGCAG GTGTGCAAGAGTCAGTCAGTGTGGAGGATGCAGCAGgtgtgcaggaggcagcaagTGTGCAGGAATACTCCAGCCATCAAATACTAGAAGCAAATACAGGTGCTGGTGTCAGCATCGTCATCACCATCACTGAAGCTGAGGACTCTGACAACACCGACTCTGACCAGGCCTACGAGCCGTCCCCAGTTTTgcaccaaaaaaagcaaaaagggaataaaaaatcaaacaggAACGCTGATGTTGGTCAAAAAGAGGGCCCCGAGGCTGGTGGTGGTCcccaggcagaggagaaaggtCTGGGTGACCAGGGGCACAGAACTGGGGAGCAGTACGAGTTGCTCCTCATAGAAACCGCCTCCTCCCTCGTGAAGGCGGCCATTCAGTCATCCATAGAGCAGCTGGTCAGCGAAATGGCGCTGGAACAGAATAAGCACAACAGCTTTCTGTGA
- the AKAP5 gene encoding A-kinase anchor protein 5 isoform X42, translating to MVKAAKEIEMENPREAETPSTGATCSPPEEQAKKPSMLCFKKRKKSCKKGLTVKDACEGASEEKSQCVSTDQEEAKASNASRSSKGTWAAIKNLARPQRRQKSSSRKKVPSDSQVQLEVDAEESCAQDLPKKRASSGVKMPCVRFSRGKKKSSPSEAVEESEGSVQANEVMGVVNKASEEPEDLAPTDKSESLSPVSAQQEQDKVKQEQHRMKEDQDTMKKDQATVKEDNHIAKESDTSAGKSEPLTEPTRDAEENSECTVQLEITSSETFDETAQDKLQEGSLLPTTNDVEGREVAPEAPASKDQPDNAPEITECQEIPGICKEMPERGELEKSINLSKECKAEETVTDFSELASGGDAASVQEAASVQDAVSVKDAVSVQEAANVQGATSVQEAESVQGATSVQEAESVQDAESVKDAANVQDAASMKDTVSVQDAMSVQDAASMKDAVSVQDAASMKDAVSVQEAARVQDATNVQDAETAQETANVQGAGSVKDVTSMKDAVSVPDATSVQDAVSVQETVSAQDVASMKDTASVKDAVSVKDPASLQDVTSVQDTVSVQETVSAQDVASVEDAAGVQEAASVEDAAGVQEAVSVEDAAGVQEAVSVEDAAGVQEAVSVEDVAGVQEAVSVEDAAGVQESVSVEDAAGVQEAASVQEYSSHQILEANTGAGVSIVITITEAEDSDNTDSDQAYEPSPVLHQKKQKGNKKSNRNADVGQKEGPEAGGGPQAEEKGLGDQGHRTGEQYELLLIETASSLVKAAIQSSIEQLVSEMALEQNKHNSFL from the exons ATGGTGAAGGCAGCCAAGGAAATTGAAATGGAGAACCCAAGAGAGGCAGAGACTCCCAGCACAGGGGCCACATGCTCCCCACCAGAGGAACAAGCAAAAAAGCCCTCCATGCTGTGCTTTAAGAAGCGGAAGAAGTCCTGTAAGAAGGGGCTGACTGTGAAGGATGCGTGCGAAGGAGcctcagaggagaaaagccAATGTGTCAGCACTGACCAAGAGGAGGCCAAAGCTTCCAATGCATCACGATCCTCCAAAGGAACCTGGGCAGCCATCAAAAACCTTGCCAGGCCTCAGAGAAGGCAGAAGTCCTCCTCACGGAAGAAGGTGCCCTCTGATTCCCaagtgcagctggaggtggaTGCTGAGGAGAGCTGTGCACAAGACCTCCCAAAGAAACGGGCGAGCTCTGGGGTGAAGATGCCCTGTGTGAGGTTCTCCAGAGGTAAGAAAAAATCCAGCCCCTCAGAAGCAGTGGAGGAGTCAGAAGGCAGTGTTCAAGCAAATGAAGTGATGGGTGTTGTGAATAAGGCTAGTGAAGAGCCAGAGGATTTGGCCCCGACAGACAAATCTGAATCCCTCAGCCCAGTctctgcacagcaggagcaggataaggtgaagcaggagcagcataGAATGAAGGAGGACCAGGATACAATGAAGAAGGACCAGGCTACAGTGAAAGAGGACAACCATATAGCAAAGGAAAGCGACACCTCTGCTGGGAAGAGTGAGCCCTTGACAGAGCCCACACGtgatgcagaagaaaattcGGAGTGCACTGTTCAGTTGGAGATAACCAGTTCAGAGACATTTGATGAAACAGCCCAGGACAAACTGCAGGAAGGGAGTCTGCTCCCAACCACCAACGATGTGGAGGGCAGGGAAGTTGCTCCCGAAGCGCCTGCTTCAAAAGATCAACCTGACAATGCCCCTGAAATCACAGAGTGCCAGGAAATCCCCGGTATCTGCAAAGAGATGCCTGAAAGGGGTGAATTGGAAAAGAGCATAAATCTTTCTAAGGAGTGCAAAGCCGAGGAGACTGTAACTGATTTCAGTGAGTTGGCATCTGGAGGGGATGCAGCGAgtgtgcaggaggcagcaagTGTGCAGGATGCAGTGAGCGTGAAGGATGCAGTGAGTGTGCAAGAGGCAGCAAATGTGCAGGGTGCCACAAgtgtgcaggaggcagagagTGTGCAGGGTGCCACAAgtgtgcaggaggcagagagTGTGCAGGATGCAGAGAGCGTGAAGGATGCAGCAAATGTACAGGATGCAGCAAGCATGAAGGATACAGTAAGTGTGCAGGATGCCATGAGTGTGCAGGATGCAGCAAGCATGAAGGATGCCGTGAGTGTGCAGGATGCAGCAAGCATGAAGGATGCAGTGAgtgtgcaggaggcagcaaggGTGCAGGATGCCACAAATGTGCAGGATGCAGAGACTGCACAGGAGACAGCGAATGTGCAGGGTGCAGGAAGTGTGAAGGATGTAACAAGCATGAAGGATGCAGTGAGTGTGCCAGATGCCACAAGTGTGCAGGATGCAGTGAGTGTGCAGGAGACAGTGAGTGCCCAGGATGTAGCAAGCATGAAGGATACAGCAAGTGTGAAGGATGCAGTGAGTGTGAAAGATCCAGCAAGCCTGCAGGATGTCACAAGTGTGCAGGACACAGTGAGTGTGCAGGAGACAGTGAGTGCCCAGGATGTAGCAAGTGTGGAGGATGCAGCAGGTGTGCAAGAGGCAGCGAGTGTGGAGGATGCAGCAGGTGTGCAGGAGGCAGTGAGTGTGGAGGATGCAGCAG GTGTGCAGGAGGCAGTGAGTGTGGAGGATGCAGCAGGTGTGCAGGAGGCAGTGAGTGTGGAGGATGTAGCAG GTGTGCAGGAGGCAGTGAGTGTGGAGGATGCAGCAG GTGTGCAAGAGTCAGTCAGTGTGGAGGATGCAGCAGgtgtgcaggaggcagcaagTGTGCAGGAATACTCCAGCCATCAAATACTAGAAGCAAATACAGGTGCTGGTGTCAGCATCGTCATCACCATCACTGAAGCTGAGGACTCTGACAACACCGACTCTGACCAGGCCTACGAGCCGTCCCCAGTTTTgcaccaaaaaaagcaaaaagggaataaaaaatcaaacaggAACGCTGATGTTGGTCAAAAAGAGGGCCCCGAGGCTGGTGGTGGTCcccaggcagaggagaaaggtCTGGGTGACCAGGGGCACAGAACTGGGGAGCAGTACGAGTTGCTCCTCATAGAAACCGCCTCCTCCCTCGTGAAGGCGGCCATTCAGTCATCCATAGAGCAGCTGGTCAGCGAAATGGCGCTGGAACAGAATAAGCACAACAGCTTTCTGTGA